One Phalacrocorax aristotelis chromosome Z, bGulAri2.1, whole genome shotgun sequence DNA window includes the following coding sequences:
- the TJP2 gene encoding tight junction protein 2 isoform X2, whose protein sequence is MDDHAEFDGRSAQSGYSERSWHSGNGGRSQSWGNSLDQSYRDEQDRGRNRSRDRGRECSYSRDRSCGRSIDRSLDQDYGRDGNRGRSIDRDGGYERDYRKDYSPPSYSHGSQPDARCGREVRSQSRDRLRSQSPSPEIHHQQEYLGLQDQNGPISVLLTKDRHNEEYGLRLGSQIFIKEMTRTGLATKDGNLHEGDIILKINGTVTENMSLADARKLIEKSRGKLQLVVLRDRKQTLLNIPSLNDSDSEMDDISDIESNRSSSPQDDRLHHSDLDLHSSSEKLKEKPNAKDDPSTRMSRMGAMPTPFKSTSDIATPVMVVDTKKELKYQDDPAVSQPQAVTRTILKPSPEDEAIYGPNTKMVRFKKGDSVGLRLAGGNDVGIFIAGIQEGTSADEEGLQEGDQILKVNTQDFRGIVREDAVLYLLEIPKGETVTILAQSKYEVYRDIMACGRGDSFFIRSHFECEKESPQSLAFTRGEIFRVVDTLYDGKLGNWLAVRIGNELEKGLIPNKSRAEQMASVQNVPKDGSSDRADFWRTRGQRSGVKKNLRKSREDLTAVVSVSTKFPAYERVQLREAGFKRPVVIFGPIADVAMEKLSNDLPHLYQTAKTEPRDAGSEKSTGVVRLNTVKQIIEQDKHALLDVTPKAVDLLNYTQWFPIVVFFNPDSKQGVKTMRQRLCSTSNKSSRKLYEQANKLKKTCSHLFTATINLNSANDSWYGSLKDTVQQQQGEAVWVSEGKMDGMEDDADDRMSYLTAMGADYLSCDSRLISDVEDTDGEGGAYTDNELDEPLDEPSISSVSRSSEPVHHEESFKKSSPEPRAQLRKAGSREILREPSPPPAFKPEPPKGKLQNKEDLYDFPKNYDSKSSNVAVSSETSTISAKAAPPPVAVKPAFVRPILRNTQPAVPPAEEEEEAKLEEEGSKQENTPKSVLGKVKIFEEMDHKARLQRMQELQEAQNARLEIAQKHPDIYAVPVKTQKSEQNWPQPVSSRPPEPQKPPIRPYLESCGSYSSDAEEEEEYRRQLSDHSKKGYYGQPSRYRDTEL, encoded by the exons ATGGATGACCATGCAGAATTTGATGGCAGAAGTGCTCAAAGCGGCTATAGTGAGAGAAGCTGGCATAGTGGTAATGGAGGGCGCAGCCAAAGCTGGGGAAACAGCCTGGATCAGAGCTATAGAGATGAACAAGACAGAGGGCGTAACCGAAGCAGAGACCGTGGTAGGGAATGCAGCTACAGTCGTGATCGAAGTTGTGGTAGGAGCATTGACAGGAGCTTGGATCAAGACTATGGAAGAGATGGAAACAGGGGCAGGAGCATCGACAGGGATGGTGGGTATGAACGGGACTACAGAAAAGACTACAGCCCACCCAGTTATAGTCATGGATCTCAACCTGATGCTAGGTGTGGGAGGGAAGTGAGGAGTCAAAGTCGGGACAGGCTTCGCTCCCAAAGTCCTTCGCCTGAAATACACCATCAGCAAGAGTACCTTGGACTGCAGGATCAGAATGGACCAATCAGTGTTCTCTTAACAAAAGACAGACATAATGAAG AATATGGTCTCCGGCTTGGAAGTCAAATCTTCATAAAAGAAATGACCCGTACTGGCCTAGCAACCAAAGATGGCAACCTTCATGAAGGGGATATCATTCTCAAG ATCAATGGAACAGTGACAGAGAACATGTCTTTAGCTGATGCCCGAAAATTGATTGAGAAGTCACGGGGGAAGCTCCAGCTGGTTGTCCTCCGGGacagaaagcaaacactgcTCAACATTCCTTCATTGAACGACAGTGACTCAGAAATGGATG ACATTTCTGATATAGAGTCAAACAGATCATCTTCCCCTCAAGATGACAGATTACATCATTCTGATCTAGATTTGCATTCATccagtgaaaagctgaaagagaaaCCAAA tgCAAAAGATGATCCATCCACTAGGATGTCCAGGATGGGAGCGATGCCTACACCATTCAAATCAACTAGTGACATTGCTACTCCTGTAATGGTTGTAGACACAAAGAAAGAACTGAAGTACCAGGATGATCCAGCAG TGTCTCAACCACAAGCAGTTACAAGAACGATTCTTAAACCCAGCCCTGAAGATGAAGCAATCTATGG TCCTAATACGAAAATGGTGAGATTCAAGAAAGGGGACAGTGTGGGCCTACGACTGGCTGGTGGAAATGATGTAGGGATATTTATTGCTGGAATTCAAGAAGGCACCTCAGCTGATGAGGAGGGACTGCAGGAAGGAGATCAGATTCTTAAG GTAAACACTCAAGACTTCAGAGGTATTGTTCGGGAAGATGCTGTTTTGTATCTCTTAGAAATTCCCAAAGGTGAAACAGTGACAATTTTGGCTCAAAGCAAATATGAAG TCTACAGAGACATCATGGCCTGTGGCAGAGGGGATTCATTCTTCATCAGGAGCCACTTCGAGTGTGAAAAAGAGTCACCTCAGAGCTTAGCATTCACCAGAGGGGAGATCTTTAGAGTAGTTGATACACTGTATGATGGCAAACTGGGAAACTGGCTGGCTGTGAGAATTGGAAATGAACTGGAAAAGGGCCTCATTCCAAATAAGAGCAG AGCTGAGCAGATGGCCAGTGTTCAAAATGTCCCAAAAGATGGCTCAAGCGATAGGGCAGACTTCTGGAGAACACGTGGCCAGAGATCTGGAGTGAAGAAGAATCTGAGGAAAAGTCGTGAAGATCTGACCGCTGTTGTATCTGTGAGCACAAAATTCCCAGCTTATGAGCGAGTTCAGTTGCGTGAGG ctggCTTTAAGAGACCTGTGGTGATATTTGGCCCTATTGCAGATGTTGCTATGGAGAAGTTGTCAAATGATTTGCCTCACCTGTACCAGACAGCAA AGACAGAACCCAGAGATGCAGGCTCAGAGAAGTCAACTGGGGTAGTGCGCTTGAACACTGTGAAGCAAATCATTGAGCAG GATAAACATGCTCTGTTGGATGTGACTCCTAAAGCAGTGGACCTGCTAAATTATACCCAGTGGTTTCCAATTGTAGTCTTCTTTAACCCGGACAGTAAGCAGGGTGTGAAAACCATGAGACAAAGGCTGTGTTCCACATCTAACAAGAGCTCAAGAAAACTTTATGAGCAAGcaaataaactgaagaaaacttgTTCCCACCTCTTTACAG CCACCATCAATTTGAACTCAGCCAATGATAGCTGGTATGGTAGTCTGAAAGATACAGTTCAGCAACAgcaaggagaagcagtatgGGTATCAGAAGGAAAG ATGGATGGCATGGAAGATGATGCAGATGATCGTATGTCTTACCTTACCGCAATGGGTGCTGACTATTTGAGTTGTGACAGTCGGCTGATCAGTGATGTAGAGGATACAGATGGAGAAGGAGGTGCATACACTGACAATGAACTAGATGAGCCCTTGGATGAACCAAGTATTTCTTCTGTTAGCCGGTCCTCTGAACCTGTGCATCATGAAGAG agttttaaaaaaagtagtcCAGAACCAAGGGCTCAGTTGAGAAAAGCTGGTAGCAGGGAGATCCTTAGAGAACCGAGTCCACCTCCAGCGTTCAAGCCTGAACCACCTAAG GGAAAGTTACAAAACAAAGAGGATCTATATGACTTCCCCAAGAACTATGACTCCAAATCAAGTAATGTTGCTGTCAGCAGTGAGACTTCAACTATATCAGCTAAAGCAGCACCACCGCCTGTTGCTGTGAAACCTGCCTTTGTGCGTCCCATCCTGAGAAACACTCAGCCTGCAGTCCcacctgcagaggaggaggaggaggcaaagttggaagaggaaggaagcaaacaagaaaatactCCAAAATCCGTATTGgggaaagtaaaaatatttgaggaGATGGATCATAAGGCGAGGCTGCAAAGAATGCAAGAGCTACAAGAGGCCCAGAATGCCAGG cttgaAATAGCCCAGAAGCACCCAGATATTTATGCTGTCCCTGTCAAAACACAGAAGTcagaacagaactggccccagcCTGTGAG CTCCAGACCTCCAGAACCCCAGAAACCTCCTATTAGACCTTACCTAGAGAGCTGTGGCAGTTACAGTAGCgatgcagaagaggaggaggagtacCGCCGGCAGCTATCTGACCACTCTAAGAAGGGGTATTATGGACAGCCATCCAGATACAGAGACACAGAATTGTAG
- the TJP2 gene encoding tight junction protein 2 isoform X1: MEELIWEQYTVTLQKDSKRGFGIAVSGGRDNPHFENGETSIVISDVLPGGPADGLLQENDRVVIVNGTPMENVPHSFAVQQLRKSGKVATIVVKRLRKVQAAALKRSPSLDYEDRALDVMDDHAEFDGRSAQSGYSERSWHSGNGGRSQSWGNSLDQSYRDEQDRGRNRSRDRGRECSYSRDRSCGRSIDRSLDQDYGRDGNRGRSIDRDGGYERDYRKDYSPPSYSHGSQPDARCGREVRSQSRDRLRSQSPSPEIHHQQEYLGLQDQNGPISVLLTKDRHNEEYGLRLGSQIFIKEMTRTGLATKDGNLHEGDIILKINGTVTENMSLADARKLIEKSRGKLQLVVLRDRKQTLLNIPSLNDSDSEMDDISDIESNRSSSPQDDRLHHSDLDLHSSSEKLKEKPNAKDDPSTRMSRMGAMPTPFKSTSDIATPVMVVDTKKELKYQDDPAVSQPQAVTRTILKPSPEDEAIYGPNTKMVRFKKGDSVGLRLAGGNDVGIFIAGIQEGTSADEEGLQEGDQILKVNTQDFRGIVREDAVLYLLEIPKGETVTILAQSKYEVYRDIMACGRGDSFFIRSHFECEKESPQSLAFTRGEIFRVVDTLYDGKLGNWLAVRIGNELEKGLIPNKSRAEQMASVQNVPKDGSSDRADFWRTRGQRSGVKKNLRKSREDLTAVVSVSTKFPAYERVQLREAGFKRPVVIFGPIADVAMEKLSNDLPHLYQTAKTEPRDAGSEKSTGVVRLNTVKQIIEQDKHALLDVTPKAVDLLNYTQWFPIVVFFNPDSKQGVKTMRQRLCSTSNKSSRKLYEQANKLKKTCSHLFTATINLNSANDSWYGSLKDTVQQQQGEAVWVSEGKMDGMEDDADDRMSYLTAMGADYLSCDSRLISDVEDTDGEGGAYTDNELDEPLDEPSISSVSRSSEPVHHEESFKKSSPEPRAQLRKAGSREILREPSPPPAFKPEPPKGKLQNKEDLYDFPKNYDSKSSNVAVSSETSTISAKAAPPPVAVKPAFVRPILRNTQPAVPPAEEEEEAKLEEEGSKQENTPKSVLGKVKIFEEMDHKARLQRMQELQEAQNARLEIAQKHPDIYAVPVKTQKSEQNWPQPVSSRPPEPQKPPIRPYLESCGSYSSDAEEEEEYRRQLSDHSKKGYYGQPSRYRDTEL; this comes from the exons ATGGAAGAGCTGATATGGGAACAGTACACTGTGACCTTACAGAAG GATTCAAAACGAGGATTTGGGATTGCAGTTTCTGGCGGCAGAGATAACcctcattttgaaaatggtGAAACATCAATAGTCATTTCAGATGTTCTCCCAGGTGGTCCAGCAGATGGATTACTTCA AGAAAATGACCGGGTGGTCATAGTTAATGGGACCCCAATGGAAAATGTTCCACATTCTTTTGCAGTCCAACAGCTTAGGAAAAGTGGAAAAGTGGCCACCATT GTAGTGAAAAGACTAAGGAAAGTACAGGCTGCTGCCTTGAAGAGAAGCCCCTCCCTTGACTATGAGGACAGAGCTTTAGATGTAATGGATGACCATGCAGAATTTGATGGCAGAAGTGCTCAAAGCGGCTATAGTGAGAGAAGCTGGCATAGTGGTAATGGAGGGCGCAGCCAAAGCTGGGGAAACAGCCTGGATCAGAGCTATAGAGATGAACAAGACAGAGGGCGTAACCGAAGCAGAGACCGTGGTAGGGAATGCAGCTACAGTCGTGATCGAAGTTGTGGTAGGAGCATTGACAGGAGCTTGGATCAAGACTATGGAAGAGATGGAAACAGGGGCAGGAGCATCGACAGGGATGGTGGGTATGAACGGGACTACAGAAAAGACTACAGCCCACCCAGTTATAGTCATGGATCTCAACCTGATGCTAGGTGTGGGAGGGAAGTGAGGAGTCAAAGTCGGGACAGGCTTCGCTCCCAAAGTCCTTCGCCTGAAATACACCATCAGCAAGAGTACCTTGGACTGCAGGATCAGAATGGACCAATCAGTGTTCTCTTAACAAAAGACAGACATAATGAAG AATATGGTCTCCGGCTTGGAAGTCAAATCTTCATAAAAGAAATGACCCGTACTGGCCTAGCAACCAAAGATGGCAACCTTCATGAAGGGGATATCATTCTCAAG ATCAATGGAACAGTGACAGAGAACATGTCTTTAGCTGATGCCCGAAAATTGATTGAGAAGTCACGGGGGAAGCTCCAGCTGGTTGTCCTCCGGGacagaaagcaaacactgcTCAACATTCCTTCATTGAACGACAGTGACTCAGAAATGGATG ACATTTCTGATATAGAGTCAAACAGATCATCTTCCCCTCAAGATGACAGATTACATCATTCTGATCTAGATTTGCATTCATccagtgaaaagctgaaagagaaaCCAAA tgCAAAAGATGATCCATCCACTAGGATGTCCAGGATGGGAGCGATGCCTACACCATTCAAATCAACTAGTGACATTGCTACTCCTGTAATGGTTGTAGACACAAAGAAAGAACTGAAGTACCAGGATGATCCAGCAG TGTCTCAACCACAAGCAGTTACAAGAACGATTCTTAAACCCAGCCCTGAAGATGAAGCAATCTATGG TCCTAATACGAAAATGGTGAGATTCAAGAAAGGGGACAGTGTGGGCCTACGACTGGCTGGTGGAAATGATGTAGGGATATTTATTGCTGGAATTCAAGAAGGCACCTCAGCTGATGAGGAGGGACTGCAGGAAGGAGATCAGATTCTTAAG GTAAACACTCAAGACTTCAGAGGTATTGTTCGGGAAGATGCTGTTTTGTATCTCTTAGAAATTCCCAAAGGTGAAACAGTGACAATTTTGGCTCAAAGCAAATATGAAG TCTACAGAGACATCATGGCCTGTGGCAGAGGGGATTCATTCTTCATCAGGAGCCACTTCGAGTGTGAAAAAGAGTCACCTCAGAGCTTAGCATTCACCAGAGGGGAGATCTTTAGAGTAGTTGATACACTGTATGATGGCAAACTGGGAAACTGGCTGGCTGTGAGAATTGGAAATGAACTGGAAAAGGGCCTCATTCCAAATAAGAGCAG AGCTGAGCAGATGGCCAGTGTTCAAAATGTCCCAAAAGATGGCTCAAGCGATAGGGCAGACTTCTGGAGAACACGTGGCCAGAGATCTGGAGTGAAGAAGAATCTGAGGAAAAGTCGTGAAGATCTGACCGCTGTTGTATCTGTGAGCACAAAATTCCCAGCTTATGAGCGAGTTCAGTTGCGTGAGG ctggCTTTAAGAGACCTGTGGTGATATTTGGCCCTATTGCAGATGTTGCTATGGAGAAGTTGTCAAATGATTTGCCTCACCTGTACCAGACAGCAA AGACAGAACCCAGAGATGCAGGCTCAGAGAAGTCAACTGGGGTAGTGCGCTTGAACACTGTGAAGCAAATCATTGAGCAG GATAAACATGCTCTGTTGGATGTGACTCCTAAAGCAGTGGACCTGCTAAATTATACCCAGTGGTTTCCAATTGTAGTCTTCTTTAACCCGGACAGTAAGCAGGGTGTGAAAACCATGAGACAAAGGCTGTGTTCCACATCTAACAAGAGCTCAAGAAAACTTTATGAGCAAGcaaataaactgaagaaaacttgTTCCCACCTCTTTACAG CCACCATCAATTTGAACTCAGCCAATGATAGCTGGTATGGTAGTCTGAAAGATACAGTTCAGCAACAgcaaggagaagcagtatgGGTATCAGAAGGAAAG ATGGATGGCATGGAAGATGATGCAGATGATCGTATGTCTTACCTTACCGCAATGGGTGCTGACTATTTGAGTTGTGACAGTCGGCTGATCAGTGATGTAGAGGATACAGATGGAGAAGGAGGTGCATACACTGACAATGAACTAGATGAGCCCTTGGATGAACCAAGTATTTCTTCTGTTAGCCGGTCCTCTGAACCTGTGCATCATGAAGAG agttttaaaaaaagtagtcCAGAACCAAGGGCTCAGTTGAGAAAAGCTGGTAGCAGGGAGATCCTTAGAGAACCGAGTCCACCTCCAGCGTTCAAGCCTGAACCACCTAAG GGAAAGTTACAAAACAAAGAGGATCTATATGACTTCCCCAAGAACTATGACTCCAAATCAAGTAATGTTGCTGTCAGCAGTGAGACTTCAACTATATCAGCTAAAGCAGCACCACCGCCTGTTGCTGTGAAACCTGCCTTTGTGCGTCCCATCCTGAGAAACACTCAGCCTGCAGTCCcacctgcagaggaggaggaggaggcaaagttggaagaggaaggaagcaaacaagaaaatactCCAAAATCCGTATTGgggaaagtaaaaatatttgaggaGATGGATCATAAGGCGAGGCTGCAAAGAATGCAAGAGCTACAAGAGGCCCAGAATGCCAGG cttgaAATAGCCCAGAAGCACCCAGATATTTATGCTGTCCCTGTCAAAACACAGAAGTcagaacagaactggccccagcCTGTGAG CTCCAGACCTCCAGAACCCCAGAAACCTCCTATTAGACCTTACCTAGAGAGCTGTGGCAGTTACAGTAGCgatgcagaagaggaggaggagtacCGCCGGCAGCTATCTGACCACTCTAAGAAGGGGTATTATGGACAGCCATCCAGATACAGAGACACAGAATTGTAG